The genomic interval CCCAGCGCCCCGCCGACGCCGGTGACCAGTGCGACCTCGCCGTCGAAATCGAAGCTGACGGACATGTTCGGGGAGAGGTACGGGGCCAGCAAAAAACTCCGGGCCACCGCGGTCGGCGCTCTGTCCGCTGACAGTCACAGCCCTGGTAGCACACCTGCGCGTCGAGTAGGTAAAGACCGACTGAGGCGAAAAAGGGACGGGCAGTCCGTCCGGTCGTCCGGACCGGAACGCCGGTTGCTCAGTGGATGCCCATCGCTTCGATCTGTTCCTGGTACCGGTTCCGGATGGTGACTTCGGTCACCTGCGCCACGTCGGCGACCTCGCGCTGGGTCTTCTTCTCGTTGCAGAGCAGCGAGGCGGCGTAGATAGCGGCGGCGGCGTAGCCGGTCGGGGACTTGCCCGAGAGCAGGCCCTGCTCGGCGGTGGTGTCGATAATCTCGTTGGCCTTCGACTGGACCTCTTCGGAGAGGTCGAGTTCGGAGGCGAACCGGGGGACGTACTGCTTGGGGTCGACAGGCTCCATCTTCAGTTCGAGCTCCTGGGCCACGTAGCGGTATGTGCGCCCGATTTCCTTTTGCTCGACGCGTGAGACGTCGGAGACTTCTTCCAGGCTCCGTGGGATACCCTCCTGCCGGCAGGCCGCATAGAGGCAGGCCGTGGCGACACCCTCGATGGAGCGGCCACGGATGAGGTCCTCGTTGAGCGCGCGTCGATAGATGACCGAGGCGACCTCCCGCACCGAGCGCGGGACACCCAGCGCGGAGGCCATGCGGTCGATTTCAGAGAGGGCGAACTGCAGGTTGCGCTCGCCCGCGTCTTTGGTCCGGATGCGCTCTTGCCACTTGCGCAGCCGATGCATCTGTGAGCGTTTCTCGGAGGAGAGCGAGCGACCGTAGGCGTCCTTGTCCTTCCAGTCGATCTGTGTCGTCAGCCCCTTGTCGTGCATCGTCTGTGTCGTCGGGGCCCCGACACGCGATTTCGACTGCCGTTCGGAGTGATTGAACGCGCGCCACTCCGGCCCGCGGTCGATGTTCTCGTCCTCGATGACGAGGCCACAGTC from Halomicroarcula saliterrae carries:
- a CDS encoding transcription initiation factor IIB, with product MERPTRQRDTDQEEREQESESTGQQTCPECESESITSDGGGELVCEDCGLVIEDENIDRGPEWRAFNHSERQSKSRVGAPTTQTMHDKGLTTQIDWKDKDAYGRSLSSEKRSQMHRLRKWQERIRTKDAGERNLQFALSEIDRMASALGVPRSVREVASVIYRRALNEDLIRGRSIEGVATACLYAACRQEGIPRSLEEVSDVSRVEQKEIGRTYRYVAQELELKMEPVDPKQYVPRFASELDLSEEVQSKANEIIDTTAEQGLLSGKSPTGYAAAAIYAASLLCNEKKTQREVADVAQVTEVTIRNRYQEQIEAMGIH